The nucleotide window tatatatatatatatacatatatatatatatatatatatatatatatatatatatatatatatatatatatatatatgtatatatatatatatatatatatatatatatatatatgtatatatatatatatatatatatatatgtatatatatatatatatatatatatatatatatatatacatatatatatatatatatatatatatatatatatatatatatatatatatatatatatatatatatatatatatatatatatatatatacatatatatatatatatgtatatatatatatacatatatacatatatatatatatatatttatatatatatatatatatatatatatatgtatatatctcaAATTTAAACCTCATGGATGACCAATTAAAAGAATTATGTTTTGTGTGATATCATGGAGATGCTTGAAAACAATGGAAATTCTTTGACGAATATATTCTCTGAGATGTGCCCAAGCAATATTTTCATCAAAGATGgtcaaaataagctaattatgGAAGACCTTAATCATGataaagaatttttaaaagttgagcTGCATGAGTTACTTCCATTAATGATTGAAGAGCAAACCTTGATATACAATGAAATTACCAGAGCCATTGAAAGAGGTAAAAGAGGTGTCTATATCCTATATGGATAGGGTGGCACTGGAAAAGATATTTATATGGAGAGTCTTATGTGCATGTCTACGATCAAAGGGAGAAATTGTGCTTCCTCTTGCCTCAAGTGATATAGCAACTTTAATACTTCCTAAGGGTAGGACTGCACATTCAAGATTTGGAATACCCATAATGTAAATAACCCAATAGTCATTTGGTAGAACTTCTTCAAAGAGCTAAGCTTATCGTTTGGGATGACGTTCCAATGACTATCAAACATTGCTTTGAAGCCCTAGATAGGAGCTTACGCAATGCCATTCGTTGCCCTAACGGTAAACCATCTCAACTATGCTTTAGCGgcaaagtttttgttttttgtggTGATTTTAAACACGTTTTACCAGGAATCCCAAAGGGTATAAGACAAAATATTGTCTTTGCAAGACTCAACTTTTCAAAGATTTGGATTGATTTCAAAGTATTGCGGCTTACAAAGAACATGAGATTATGATCGGGTTTAACCAATGTTGAAGAACTGCGAGAATTTCCAGATCGAATTCTAAAAGTTGGAGATGAAAAGCTTGGAGGACCTAACAATGGGAAGGTTACTATAGATATACATGAAGATCTATTAATAAAGGATGTATCTGATCTAATGGCTACATTGGTTGATTGCACTTATATTGGAATTCGTGAAGGCTTAATTGATAATTCTTACTTTCACGATAGGGCAATACTAGCACCAATAAACAAAATTGTCGATAAGGTTAACGAACATGCAATGTGTTATCACGTTTTCCAGGAGAAGAGAGGTTATACTTGAGTTTAGATTCAATCCATAATCTAATGGTAATTATGGTTGTAATGACGATACTTTTTCAATTGAGATTCTTAACTCAATACGTGCATCTAGAGTTCCAAACCATAAGTTAGTATTATAAGTTGGTGCTCCAATAATGATGCTCAGAAATATGGATCAGTCAGCCAACTTATGCAATGGTACACCTCTTTTAGTTGATCATCTTGGCGATCGGTTTATACAAGCAACTGTTATATCTGGATTTAACATTGGTTATAAGGTTTTCATTCTAAGGATTACACTTAAAACTTGTGATAGTTCTAAAATTCCTTTagctttttagaaaaaaaatttcttgtATAATTGTGTGTTTGCGATGATGATTAATAAGAGTCAGAGACAATCACTGTCAGTGGTTTGTTCCTTCCTAAGCCTATCTTTAGTTATTGTCAATTATACATCACAGTTTCTAGAGTCACTAGCAGGAAATATATGAAAATTCTCATATGTGATAAAGATGGTGAAATATGTCCTTGCCCTGAAAATATTGTGTACAAAGAGATGTTTCAAAACCTCTAGTTGTtagttggaatttttttttaattatagatattaaagCTTTATTGATGAATTTTTTTGGTTAACTATATATGTTTACTTGTAACATTGTATACatctaaatttttattatcaaattgtttaaatattttaatttgaaatctaataaaaataatacataatttaacctttatttataaatctaaatttatatatatcgATAGTTAAAAATCCGTGCATTGTATGGATTTCCATACTAgtatttttatagtattgtgtgATGCATTCTTAAAGGAAGACACTTgtaattttctaatatttttttagtattatattatatgattGTCTCATATGATATGATTATCATTTCTAGTTATACTAttactaaatatagattaaTCAATATGTTATGTAGTTATTTCTCATTCAatgatatttttcatttgtcatgTCTTTTTAGCGGATTtcacttgaaaattttcaatacttttgtagttttttattgatttaatgatATGATGTGATTACCAGTTTTAGTAATGCTATTACTAAATAAAGATAATCAATATGTCAAGTATTTATCTTTcactaaataatattttttcatttgtcaTGTGTCTTTATAAgatgacacttgaaattttccaaaatttatATAGTACTGTATGATGATActttatatacttttattttaagaACACAAAAACTTGAACGAGACCGTCGCAGGTTAAGACGAAGTGTGGGTCGACCCATTTTATACGCGtgtaacattttaattttctgagCATTTATCAAGTtggaccttaaaggtatcaattttcaaatacttttaaattcaaaattaaaaaatatctagaaaataaaaaaatactcaaaGTTATTAGAAGCGCAGATTTAGCCGGCTCAAATTGATAGTCTGctgtctcgtccaagaccaacTGTTCTATATTCGAATTGAAGGTGAAAACTCCAACAGACCCAAGAATGCGAGGGAGTTGTGTTTTGTACTCAATCCCGTTTCTCTCGCTTGTATAGTTGTATTCCCTACATCTGAtaattttctcaaattttcatcTTCCTCCGCAATTGAAAATCCTTCGGTAAAAAGCGCGAGAGAAGATGAATCAAGGCCAAGCTCCGCAGACCAGCGATGGCAGACACGACGACGATGCTGCCCTTTCCGACTTTCTTGCTTCCTTGATGGACTTTACTCCTACCGTAATTGCTTTGTTCTACTTAGTATCGTTTTTTGTTCGTCAATTCTTTGTTTTTCAATGATTTTCGCTCAATTTTTTCATGAGATTGTTGCAATTGTATTTTTAGGTTCCTGACGAATTGGTGGAGCATTATCTCGCTAAAAGCGGTTTTCAATGTCCCGATGTTCGATTGTAGGTATTCTTTTTCATGTTGTTTTCTTACAAAATGCTAAATTAGTTGTCACTTTGAGATGAGATGAGTAttgttttaaacttttttaatgtATGAACAGTGTGCGTTTCACTATTAAGGTTAGTAAAAGGTTGACGTTTGAAAGTAAATCTGTTTAGTTTGGTTTATGCTTATTTTGAAACGCATATTGTTAAGCTAGAAATAATTTATGACGATCACTTTTCACGCTTTAGAAGAGGTAAATTTATTTGTTGATGTGAATTGGCATAGGAAATAGGATAGTGTATTGATAATGTCAAATTGACGCTTTAAATGGACATGTTGGATTGACTTATATCATAGCAATCTTGAAATTCTGttcaattattgttttgtttagaATTTCATAGGGCTTGGCGTCAGTCAATATTTAGCTTAATGCACAACCAACAGTGCACCCTCAGTAGTGCTGTTTATATAGCATAAAAACCCCATCTCCATGAGTTTTGTTAAGATTTGAGGGGTAAACTGCCCAGTTATAGCAGTTATATTGATTGAACAGCTACaagtaaaacaaattttttcCCTTCTTGTTGTTTCTGTATGAATTGCTGAGTTCTGACCTTTTTCCAGGATTAGACTTGTTGCTGTTGCTACTCAAAAGTTTATAACAGAGGTTGCCACAGATTCTCTGCAGTATGTTTCTTGCTCTTTTCATCTTGCTGTGATatcttttaaattataacttaaTTAGTGTAGCTAATTTGTGTGGTGGAATCCAAATATCGTGCATGTTGAATGAAGTCTTTGAATAATGTGAGTTGAGTTGTATGAGTAACATTTCTGTATTCAGCTTGTGAAATTCTCCTTCGCAGTTATTAAAACTGGGATTATTTTTGCCATATAATTTTATTGGAGGTATTTAAACCAGGGGTTATTGGTGCCGTATAATTTTATTGGAGGTTACTGTTGTATGAAGCAGGCTGTGGCCTGAGTGCTTTTTCGTTTTGTTCTGCCCTTTTCGAAATAGCATGTCTACTAGTCTTCAATACCTTTGGATCTTTGGAATGCAATGAAAAGACCTACAGTTGCTTCTTGCTACTGTTATTAATGAgttgatttatttattagttGTTACTTCTTGATATAAAAGTTAGGTAGAATTAGATGATCAACCATAGTCTGGTTATTGGTGAGAAACTATTGTTTCATTAGGCCCTCAAAGTTTGTGACCTTATGCTGAGGCCATTTGTGTCAGTGTGCCTCTTGATATATGATGCCTTCGGAATTTGAAATCTATGAAGAAcatcaataaataaatgaatttcaacccaaagttgttaaaatcaggATTCTACTTAAAATCGTTTAGAGAGGTAGAATCGAATCATAGAATCGTACGATTCTACAAATAAACtagaatatattaaaaatatctagtttcttatcattattatccattttcaaagtttaaatttatgaattaaagtttctttgactttatttttaagaatataacaaaagctttttaataattagtttaaatcttcatagcgattaagaaatttattttttaaaagttttcattatggaacatttaaaatttatgtgtATATGTAAAAGAGATTAGTAAAAGAtggtacataagaaaaattagcaATAATTGATACTAAATTTATAGAATCGGATCGTTAAATCGTAGGATCATAGAATCGTGTTATCATTCTACCTctaaaaattttattccaaCTAGAATCATAAGATTCTACTACTTTAAGATTCTAGCTACGATTCAAATTGCTAGCTTGATTTTGGATCGTAAAATTGTAGAATCGTAGATCAAAATCACGATTTTAACAACAATGTTTCAACCCCAACTTTGACTTCTAAtatcttttattatatattttttttaaaaataaaaaattattattgaaaatttttggTCAAAGTTGTTATGATTGGTACCCAAAACCCTTGGTATGAAGTAGATTGGGACGAGGGAGTGTTACATAATAGCTACACGACTAAAGGAACAGAAACCCATGTTTGTGTTTTTACAGAGGTTATTTCCAATGAAAtgtgaaacaaagtaatgtgtTGGCTAAATGTCACTTGTCATTGCATATGTTATAAtgctttatagttttttttttatttttttattgaagcaTTTTTATTAGGTCTTTGATGATGACAATTATACATACTTTGACACACAAATGCAGGCACTGTAAAGCAAGACAATCATCTGTGATCAAAGACAAAAGAGATAAGCAACAAAAGGTATGTTGATGCTTATTGTTATTTCGCAAATGGGCTTGTGATGCCCCCTCCTCTCCTCGCAGACAAACTTATAGGGTGTTATGGTGGTGGAATGGTAGAAAACGACATTAATATTTCCTTGTGCTTCTGTAATAGGACAAGCGTCTTGTGTTGACTATGGAAGATCTCTCAAGAGCTCTGAAAGAGGTAAATAAATCTTGCTTTGCAATGCTTTTAAATGATCTTTTAACTTAAGTATTATGGACAAGAACTAAGATTGCGGGCTGATGTCTTGTGAATATAGTCATAGTCAATGTTTGATGATTATCTCTTAAACTTCTTTAAAGATCTAGTTAGCCAACCAATGTTAACTCCTTTTTTGTCattgttattttaaaattagaataaaattcaattaatatttcaataaaatataaatttgattaGTTAAGGAAAAAGTTTTATTGGGTTATTATTAGACCAATGCTATTCTATGGATTAATATGTTAGGCTTTTAGTAAGGAAATTTGTAGGAAGATGAGAGTAGCATAAATGTGAATGTTTATTTTGATAAGTCGACATATCGTGAGGGATAAAActcaaaaatgaaaatgttaGAAGGGGTTTAGGAGTCGCAAATATTGAATTAAAGATGAAAGAAAATCCCTTAAGATGATTTAGACGTATTCATTAATGTTATACAaaggaagatagaaagttgCAACTCAAAAAGAGAGCGAGAAAGACCAAATATGATTTGGAGGGCAATGTATAAAGTATTTAAATGTTTTGATCGAGATGGTAGAAAACAAAATGAGTGAAGAAGACTTTGACATTGGACGACCAATGAAAATCATATATTGGTTCATGAAGCATACCTCAATATTTTGGGAGAagactttgacattgttgtattACAATTAGTTGATTTTGGGTTTTTCTTCTCCAACTGAAGTCGGGTTGGAATCATTAGATGATTATTGTTTCTTCCATCTGTTAGATATTCATATTAGAGGGAATTTGTGAATGAAAACGGAATTTATTGGAATATATCTTTAGTGTGTCAACACATATGAGTTTGGTTGGATGATTAGGGAAACATAGGTATTGTCTACTCAAGGGATGAAAAAAGTTTTGTTTGAACCGCAAAGCAAATCGGACAAAACCGTAGTGTTAGTATTTAGTTTGTTCTACAATCTAAAGGTTCGtgcctgattttttttttctcagaCTAGACCATATCATAAACTGTACTATtaccaaaaattataattttttcaataaaaattggTCCCTACCTAGATATTTCTAGATGTAGTTATTTTTCTTGTAATGTATACGTGAATGATATTGATGCAAtcaactaattataaattatcatATTTGGTGATTATAGGTGCAAAATTTAtgcataaacatattaatttacaaaaaaaaaatataaaatataaaaaaattagtgattTAAATGGTCATGTTTGGTGTGGAAAATTTTGAGACTAGAATTTTCAGTTTGGTCTAATTTTACTGTCAGACCAAACCAAAATAAACTGTGTGCACCCTTAGTTTACATAGATGCATacttaatatttatttgggAGTTGGGATGATATTTTAGAGGTTGAAATCAAGGAACTTCGTTCATTTAAGATACTTAAATGCATTGAAGTCTGGTTATTTTTTGTTTCCCAAAAATAATGAGCTACCTCAAAAAGCACAATGGCTGGAGCATTGCTTATATCAAGGGCATTTTGAATTCCCTAACTTCTCTTGTATAGCTTATCACATAcattttgtttataattgatTGATATTTTCATCATAAGCCCAACTAGTCTTGCGTGGACCAATTAAGTTCCTATAAAAGGCTTGGACAAGTTCATGCATTAAGATGTATACTAAATTTCCCTCTCAATTGAGGTTTGTTGTTTAGTGTTCTTGATGTTTTGatatgtgtttatatttttttattaaactagCTTTTAAGAGATGTGTTTAGATTTTAGAGGCTTAATATTGGTAATTGAAGTACTAGTA belongs to Amaranthus tricolor cultivar Red isolate AtriRed21 chromosome 17, ASM2621246v1, whole genome shotgun sequence and includes:
- the LOC130803726 gene encoding uncharacterized protein LOC130803726; the encoded protein is MKLPEPLKEVKEVSISYMDRVALEKIFIWRVLCACLRSKGEIVLPLASSDIATLILPKALDRSLRNAIRCPNGKPSQLCFSGKVFVFCGDFKHVLPGIPKELREFPDRILKVGDEKLGGPNNGKVTIDIHEDLLIKDVSDLMATLVDCTYIGIREGLIDNSYFHDRAILAPINKIVDKVNEHAMCYHVFQEKRGYT
- the LOC130803868 gene encoding transcription initiation factor TFIID subunit 10 isoform X2 → MNQGQAPQTSDGRHDDDAALSDFLASLMDFTPTVPDELVEHYLAKSGFQCPDVRLIRLVAVATQKFITEVATDSLQHCKARQSSVIKDKRDKQQKDKRLVLTMEDLSRALKEFEIITPDLLDAIRKIKDVIQED
- the LOC130803868 gene encoding transcription initiation factor TFIID subunit 10 isoform X1 translates to MNQGQAPQTSDGRHDDDAALSDFLASLMDFTPTVPDELVEHYLAKSGFQCPDVRLIRLVAVATQKFITEVATDSLQHCKARQSSVIKDKRDKQQKDKRLVLTMEDLSRALKEYGVNLKHQEYFADSPTTGMDPASRDE